GCAAAAGATAGAACGTACGTTACCAAATCTTGATGTGATTCTTCTAGAGCTTCCCCTTGAATTCCCTTAGTTTAGCGTGAGAATCCAGCTATAACTTGGGCTAGAAATGGGATTATTTGGGTGTTTATGCGGACAGAGGCTCGATAACATGAGTTAATCAGCGCGAGGCTATTACGAAAGTAGGGACGGTTTAAAGCTTCGGTtaatactcaagcttagggtTATGAATTGATGGGAATTGTTTATTAGTCGGTACTTATTTCAGGAGTTTTTAGGCCCCTATTTATAGTGAAAATGGCTGAGTAAAGATAGAAATGTGAAGAGTAAGAAGTTCGTAGAAATGAAATGCCAGCTCAAGAAATTTCTTATGCCTGCCTGACCAAAGATGAAATTCAATAGCGTCGGCTTGGCAGCGCAAGATCTGTCAGAATCTGCGTTAGTGATAGCACATTCTGGAACTTGGTCCGTTAAATACTACCAGAGGTCaaaatgtaggcgtctataACGTAGCATTTTAGATTAATTGTAAAAAGAGGTacaaacgtaaaaaaaaaattaaaaaaaatgatcgTAGCATTTAAGATATTATAGTATATGGAGAAAACATATCATCAATCAATATGGAGTTGAGTGGTTAATTCGGAAATTAAGATAAGAGAATATAATTAAGGAGTAATTTTAGTAATGAAGTCAAATATGTTaagatttgattgaaattttaattCCATAATTAATGCTTCTTTGTGAATTAAATGTTGTGATCGATATGTCTTAGAAAAAATCTAATTGATGAATTTCTGTCAAGCGAGATCAATGGTCCAAAATGCCTAATGCATGAGATTACTTAGACGACCCTTTGCTTAATTTTTATTTCTTCACTACTTTGTTTTAATAATATACTCCCTAcgtttcgaaataatggggATAGTTTACCTTTTCACGCTTGGCAATGTAAATGTTTGGACATTAATATTTTGTATTCGTATAAATTGTAAGAAGTTGATATTTCGAAAATACAtatcgagacgaatcaaacaagacccaacacgactatgtttttcattatccataaataaaaaatgatagtcaaattgaaatttgtgaatAATGTCAAAAGTCAACGTGTCCCTactattttgaaacggagggagtagattaGAAATTTAGGCTTTATTTGGTTAggaggaattggaaggaaaagaaaagaaagcaaagaaaaaataatgtcTCTTGTGTTTGGTTCCAGAAAATATATGGGAAGTGGAAGGAAAGGAAGTGAATTGGAAggaaaactaccttataaaattttcactttCTTTTTCTCCCAAAATTGAAGGAATTTGggagaaacaaaaattaaaatttgtcaAACAAAATATTAATCTTAAACCCATGTTTTCCCTTCCCTTCCTTTACTAATGTTATACTTCACCAAATATGGGAATTCTGTCATTTCCTTTCATCATAtcaaaaatggaaaaatatatttatttcctttcCTTCCCGTTCCCTTCTCTCCACTTCCTTTCTCATCTCTtccttttttttactaatattgaACCAAATGAGACCTAATGATAAAATTATGGATTAACAAATTTGTTGTTAGTGATACAAGTACATTTATTAATACTTTTGTTAAATAATTTGAATTTGATAAAATAACTTGATACAATCACAAAGATGAAAAGCCAATTATTTGTTTTCAACAATTCTACTCACAACGCTCCTATATAAGTATATAACCCTCCAGTCTCCACAATGTTGGTTAACCAAAGCATCACCCCCACTGGTATACAAACCGAACTAGGATGAGTAACCACAACAAAATCTCAATCTTGTCAATTTCTCTCCTCCTCCTCTCCTCCACAATCTCGGCCGAGAAATGCCATCCGGACGATAAGAAAACCCTCTTCAAAATCAAACAAGCCTTCCACAATGCCTATCTGTTTGCCTCATGGACTCACGACACAGATTGCTGTGAGTGGTACTTGGTCAAATGTGATGAAGTTACCAATCGCATTATCTCCCTTTCGGTAAGAGACGACGATGAGGTTGCAGGCTCAATCCCTAACACCGTTGGTGATCTCCCATACCTAGAGTACCTCGGCTTTACTAACTTACCTAAGCTAACCGGTTCAATCCCTCAATCCATTTCCAAGCTTAAAAACCTTAAATCCCTATGGATTAGCCACACCAACCTCACCGGTTCAATCCCGGATTTTGTAGGAAGACTAAAAACCTTAACCTACATTAATCTCTCTGTAAACAAACTCACCGGTCCAATCCCGCCTTCTCTATCCTCACTCCACAAACTCAGCGCCCTCTTTTTGGAGAATAACCAACTCAAAGGAACCATCCCCAACAGTTTTGGAGGGTTTAAGAATAACCCGGATTTCTACCTTAAGTTAGCAAAGAACCAACTTTCAGGACCGCTCCCAAAATATCTTGGAGCGGTTCACTTTTCTGTTTTGGATCTATCGCGAAACATGTTTACCGGCGATGCTTCCATCTTGTTCGGGGTGAACAAGGGGTTGCAAACTCTCGACATTTCTAGGAACAAATTTTCGTTTGACCTCACAAAAGTTGGGTTGCCAAACAACTTAAATAGTCTTGAATTGAGCCATAA
This genomic stretch from Spinacia oleracea cultivar Varoflay chromosome 3, BTI_SOV_V1, whole genome shotgun sequence harbors:
- the LOC110792816 gene encoding polygalacturonase inhibitor-like; this encodes MSNHNKISILSISLLLLSSTISAEKCHPDDKKTLFKIKQAFHNAYLFASWTHDTDCCEWYLVKCDEVTNRIISLSVRDDDEVAGSIPNTVGDLPYLEYLGFTNLPKLTGSIPQSISKLKNLKSLWISHTNLTGSIPDFVGRLKTLTYINLSVNKLTGPIPPSLSSLHKLSALFLENNQLKGTIPNSFGGFKNNPDFYLKLAKNQLSGPLPKYLGAVHFSVLDLSRNMFTGDASILFGVNKGLQTLDISRNKFSFDLTKVGLPNNLNSLELSHNMIYGSIPPTIAKVSYLQQFNVSYNRLCGKIPTGGDLKRFDKYTYAHNKCLCGSPLPLCK